The stretch of DNA CTTGAGTCAGGCGGGCTTCACCCGGAGTCAGGCGGGCGGGACTACGGTGGGGTCAGCCAGGCCACCGAGAATCCCGCGCAGGACGCTTCCGGCGCAGCGGTGGCCTCGACCGGAGGAATGCCATGAAGAAGCCCGCCATCCTGACCACTCTGACCGCCGCCCTGCTTCTTCCCCTTGCCGCCCCTGCCCAGGCCACGCCCCGGCTGAGTGCCCAGAGCATCATCGTGAACCCGGTCCAGACGAACCTCTCGGCGCAGGTGTGGGTGGACCGCGACCCCAGCGGTCTCCAGACCCCGAACTACCGGGTGGGCGAGCGCATCCGCCTCTACACCCAGGTCAACGAGGACGCCTACGTCTACCTCTTCAACGTGAACCCCGACGGCAGCGTCGATCAGATTCTGCCCAACCGCCTGAGCGGCACCAACTTCGTGCGCCGGGGCGAAATCCGCGCCTTCCCGGCGGCGGGAGACAACTTCACCTTCGACGTGGCGGGCCCCTACGGGCTGAACAAGGTCCTCGTCGTCGCCAGCCGCCGCGCGCTGAACCTCTCGGAGATCAGCTCCTTCCAGGCGGGGCAACCCTTCGCCACCGTCAAGCCCACCGCCAACTCCCCCCAGCGCCTCGCCCAGGCCCTGAGTATCGTCGTCAACCCGGTCACGCCCACGCCGACCCAGCCCGCCATCTCCCAGCAGGACTGGGTGAGCGACACGGCGTCCTACAACGTGGCGTACTGAGGGAAGTGGTGAGTGGTCCGTGGGACCGCACCGCTGAACAACAGGAATGAGGGGGACGTGGCCGATGCTGCGTCCCCTCGTCCCTTTGTGCGTCCCCTACCGCCCCCGCGTCAACACGTAGTACGCCCGCTCCCCCTGCCGCGCGAGGTCGGTCACGGCATATCCACCTCCCAGATAGCCGCCCAGCACGTCGCGCAGGGCGTGTCTCCAGGCGAGGCGTGCAGCTTCGGGCAGGGTGTCCGCCCGTGTGGGCACCTCCGCGAGGAGACGCGGCCCGGCCAGGTCGAGGCGGGGGCGTCCTGGTCCCTCTCCCTGCGCTTCCAGCACCACCTCACCGTCCGGAGGGGGAGCCGGGCGTTCCATGTGCGGCCTCGTCAGGTCCCACTCGATCATCAGACGGTCGGCGGGAAAGGCGGCCCTGCGATCCTCCCCGAGGGCGTACCAGCCCGGGTGGTAGCTCACGGCCCGCGCGCCCAGCTTTCCCAGGTTGAGGCGGGCGTTGCGGGTCACCAGGGGGTCGAAGGTCCAGGTCATCCGCGTGAGGCCCTGCGCGAGCGCCCGTTCCCGCTGCGCGAGCTTGAGGGCAACGGCGGCCCCGCCCCCCCGCCACTCCGGCGAGACGGCGAGGAGGTGCGAGTGGTGCCAGAGCTGCCCGCCCTTCAGGGCCGGAAAGCCGTAGGCGAGGCCGAAGGGGGAAGCCGCGGCGCCCGCCTCATCATCTGCGGGATAGGCCGCCAGCACGACCGCGCCCGTGTGGGCCCCGATGCGGAGCATGGTGGCGGGCAGCACCTCGCGGTCGGCGTACCCCCAGGCCCGCACCTGCACGTCCTCCAGCGCCCGCATCTCCCAGGGGTCGGTCACGTCCCGGACGACGAAGGCACGCCCGGCCGGGGAGATGGGTCCCGTCAAGCCTGAAACTCCTCGTCGAGCTCGGAGACCTGCGCGATGAATTCCCGGTTGAGCGTCACGCCGATGCCGGGACCCTGCGGCACGGGCATCAGGCCATTCACCGCCTCCAGAGGCTCGTTGATCACGTCCGTCTCCCAGTAGCGGCTGGCGCTGCTCGTGTCCCCCGGCAGGGCGAAGTTCGGCAGGGTCGAGAGGTGGACGTTGTGCGCCCGGCCCACGCCGCTTTCCAGCATCCCCCCGCACCACACGGGCGCCCCGAAGGCCTGCGCCACGTCGTGGACCCGCCGCGCCTCCGCGTGCCCGCCGACGCGCGCAACCTTGAGGTTGATGACCCGCCCCGCCCCCAGGGCCAGCCCCTTGCGGGCGTCCTGCGCGCTCGTCACGCTCTCGTCGAGGCACAGCGGCGTGCGCAGGCGGCGCTGCAACTCCGCGTGGTCCACGAGGTCGTCCCAGGCGAGCGGCTGCTCGATGTACGTCAGGTCGAAAGCGTCCAGCGCCGCGAGCCGCCCGGAGTCCGCCAGCGTGTAGGCGCTGTTGGCGTCCACGGTGAGGCGGATGTCGGGAAAGGCCTCCCGCGCGGCACGGACGGGCTGCACGTCCCAGCCCGGCTTGATCTTGAGCTTGATGCGGCGGTAGCCCTGCTCCACGTGCCGCCCCACCACCTCCACCGTGGCGGCCTCGTCCGCCTGGATGCCGAGGCTCACGCCCACCTCGACCTCGGTCTTGCGCCCGCCCAGCAGCGTTCCCAGCGGCACGCCGAGGGTCCGCGCCCACAGGTCCCACGCGGCCATCTCCACCATCGCGCGGGCCAT from Deinococcus aestuarii encodes:
- a CDS encoding DUF4384 domain-containing protein, with amino-acid sequence MKKPAILTTLTAALLLPLAAPAQATPRLSAQSIIVNPVQTNLSAQVWVDRDPSGLQTPNYRVGERIRLYTQVNEDAYVYLFNVNPDGSVDQILPNRLSGTNFVRRGEIRAFPAAGDNFTFDVAGPYGLNKVLVVASRRALNLSEISSFQAGQPFATVKPTANSPQRLAQALSIVVNPVTPTPTQPAISQQDWVSDTASYNVAY
- a CDS encoding acyl-CoA acyltransferase; this translates as MRALEDVQVRAWGYADREVLPATMLRIGAHTGAVVLAAYPADDEAGAAASPFGLAYGFPALKGGQLWHHSHLLAVSPEWRGGGAAVALKLAQRERALAQGLTRMTWTFDPLVTRNARLNLGKLGARAVSYHPGWYALGEDRRAAFPADRLMIEWDLTRPHMERPAPPPDGEVVLEAQGEGPGRPRLDLAGPRLLAEVPTRADTLPEAARLAWRHALRDVLGGYLGGGYAVTDLARQGERAYYVLTRGR
- the menC gene encoding o-succinylbenzoate synthase, which gives rise to MFRIEAAELLLVRLPLKFRFETSFGVQTEKLIPLLVLHGDGVQGLAEGTMEFAPMYREETIAGALHLLREVFLPRVLGRTFANPEAVEAALGSFRGNRMARAMVEMAAWDLWARTLGVPLGTLLGGRKTEVEVGVSLGIQADEAATVEVVGRHVEQGYRRIKLKIKPGWDVQPVRAAREAFPDIRLTVDANSAYTLADSGRLAALDAFDLTYIEQPLAWDDLVDHAELQRRLRTPLCLDESVTSAQDARKGLALGAGRVINLKVARVGGHAEARRVHDVAQAFGAPVWCGGMLESGVGRAHNVHLSTLPNFALPGDTSSASRYWETDVINEPLEAVNGLMPVPQGPGIGVTLNREFIAQVSELDEEFQA